One genomic region from Arthrobacter sp. YN encodes:
- a CDS encoding geranylgeranyl reductase family protein, giving the protein MKVLIVGAGPAGSTAAYYLAQAGIDVTVLEKTSFPREKVCGDGLTPRAVREIQKLGLSHAVEDGWRRNKGLRLIAGGRTIELPWPEVSDFPTYGLIRTRLGFDESLARHSEAAGAVVLERHSVTSALTADDGRVIGARASILDESGRKTGETRDFHADVVLAADGNSTRTAVSLGMHKRDDRPLGVAVRTYFTSPRHDDDWMEGWLELPGKSGKPLPGYGWVFGVGDGTSNVGLGILNSSKEFGKLDYKQVLREWTAGMPTEWGFTPENQVGEIRGAALPMGFNRTPHYSPGLLLLGDAGGMVSPFNGEGISYAMESARFAAEFLIDGAARSASAGWSTHDADAHLSRYADYVRDQWGSHFTLGRAFAFLIGKPAVMKLALRTGMPIPVLMRFVVRMLANLTDPAAKGFEDRVIRVLEMLVPATSNTSSARALTPAGTDTAVSAPTS; this is encoded by the coding sequence GTGAAAGTACTGATTGTTGGCGCGGGCCCGGCCGGGTCCACCGCCGCGTATTACCTCGCCCAGGCGGGCATCGACGTCACGGTGCTGGAAAAGACCTCTTTCCCGCGTGAGAAAGTGTGCGGTGACGGCCTCACCCCGCGTGCCGTCCGCGAGATCCAGAAGCTTGGGCTGTCACACGCTGTGGAGGACGGGTGGCGCCGGAACAAGGGCCTCCGCCTCATCGCCGGCGGTCGCACCATTGAGCTGCCTTGGCCCGAGGTTTCCGACTTTCCCACGTATGGCCTGATCCGCACGCGGCTTGGCTTCGACGAATCGTTGGCCCGGCACTCCGAGGCCGCGGGCGCCGTCGTTCTTGAACGCCACAGCGTCACCTCCGCTTTGACCGCCGACGACGGCCGCGTTATCGGCGCACGGGCGTCCATCCTTGACGAGTCCGGACGCAAGACGGGCGAAACGCGCGACTTCCATGCCGACGTCGTGCTCGCTGCGGATGGCAACTCGACACGAACCGCCGTGTCGCTGGGGATGCACAAGCGCGACGACCGTCCGCTGGGCGTCGCCGTGCGTACCTACTTCACGTCCCCTCGTCATGACGACGACTGGATGGAAGGCTGGTTGGAACTTCCCGGCAAGTCCGGCAAGCCGCTGCCCGGTTACGGCTGGGTCTTCGGTGTTGGCGACGGCACCTCCAACGTGGGCCTGGGCATCCTGAACTCCTCCAAGGAGTTCGGCAAGCTCGACTACAAGCAGGTCCTGCGCGAATGGACCGCCGGCATGCCCACCGAGTGGGGCTTCACCCCTGAAAACCAAGTGGGAGAGATCCGCGGCGCCGCGCTGCCCATGGGCTTCAACCGCACCCCGCACTACTCACCCGGGCTGCTCCTGCTGGGCGACGCCGGCGGCATGGTGTCCCCGTTCAACGGCGAAGGCATCTCCTACGCCATGGAGTCCGCGCGGTTCGCGGCAGAGTTCCTGATCGACGGTGCGGCGCGTTCGGCTTCAGCCGGTTGGTCAACGCACGACGCCGACGCGCACCTTTCGCGGTACGCGGACTATGTGCGGGACCAGTGGGGATCGCACTTCACGCTGGGTCGCGCCTTCGCATTCTTGATCGGCAAGCCTGCCGTAATGAAGCTCGCCTTGCGAACCGGGATGCCGATTCCTGTGCTGATGCGCTTTGTGGTCCGGATGCTCGCCAACCTCACCGACCCCGCCGCGAAGGGCTTCGAAGACCGTGTCATCCGGGTCCTCGAGATGCTGGTTCCGGCCACGTCCAACACTTCCTCTGCCCGTGCCCTGACGCCGGCAGGCACCGACACCGCGGTTTCCGCACCAACTAGTTAG
- a CDS encoding amino acid ABC transporter permease, producing the protein MAMTARQRAKVSLYVQAGIFVVAVAAVILAVDWKTIGTSVFNFSKIGPMFPDIFLVGLKNTLIYTFLGFVVGLSGGLLLALMKLSSFPLYRWLATGYIEFFRGVPALLVFIAFGYGVPLAFGIQWDVNIIVMVSLGMVAAAYIAETLRAGLQAVPKGQMEAARSLGMPQWRAMVSIVIPQAFKIVLPPLTNEIILLTKDSSLIYVLGLTASQYELTKFGRDGISSLGAGLTPLLVAGAFYLVITIPLSLLARKFESRSARTKR; encoded by the coding sequence ATGGCAATGACTGCACGTCAACGAGCCAAAGTCAGTTTGTACGTCCAGGCCGGAATCTTCGTGGTGGCCGTGGCCGCAGTGATCCTCGCTGTGGACTGGAAGACGATCGGCACCAGCGTCTTCAACTTCTCCAAAATCGGGCCGATGTTCCCGGACATCTTCCTGGTGGGCCTCAAAAACACCCTGATCTACACGTTCCTCGGCTTCGTGGTGGGCTTGTCCGGAGGCCTTCTGCTGGCCCTGATGAAGCTCTCGTCCTTCCCGCTGTACCGCTGGCTCGCGACGGGATACATCGAGTTCTTCCGGGGTGTTCCCGCATTGCTGGTCTTCATCGCCTTCGGCTACGGCGTTCCGCTGGCCTTCGGAATCCAGTGGGACGTGAACATCATCGTGATGGTCTCGCTGGGTATGGTCGCAGCTGCGTACATCGCTGAAACCCTCCGCGCAGGCCTCCAGGCCGTGCCCAAGGGCCAAATGGAAGCAGCCCGTTCGCTGGGCATGCCGCAGTGGCGGGCCATGGTTTCCATCGTCATCCCGCAGGCTTTCAAGATCGTCCTGCCGCCGCTCACCAACGAGATCATCCTGCTCACCAAGGACTCCTCGCTGATTTACGTCCTGGGTCTCACTGCGTCCCAGTACGAGCTCACCAAGTTCGGGCGCGACGGCATTTCCAGCCTCGGAGCCGGCCTGACGCCGCTGCTCGTGGCCGGCGCCTTCTACCTGGTCATCACCATCCCCTTGAGCCTCCTGGCACGGAAGTTCGAAAGCCGCTCCGCGCGGACGAAGCGATAG
- the menD gene encoding 2-succinyl-5-enolpyruvyl-6-hydroxy-3-cyclohexene-1-carboxylic-acid synthase: MTSQDSLTSIGAARIAVTALLDGGVRHVVVAPGSRSAPMAYALAEAEASGRVRLHVRIDERDAGFTALGLALSTEAPVAVVTTSGTAVGNLLPAVMEANHSAVPVVVISADRPEELHGTGANQTTTQLDLFGDHVRFAVDVPAGDHPQKAVATALYAATGALEDTPPGPVQVNLAFRDPLVPAPGDALPVAAGHGVFHYDAGPQALVLPEASTALPERRTVVLAGHDAGPVAEAFARAHGLPLLAEPSSNARFGPNAVGPYRVLLEHFGPQSPSPIERVVLFGRATLSRPVASLLARESVETAIYQPVPVAWYEAGRRRETPIETLPGLAEFAGRGSAEWLDSWLLAGAAAQHGLDGVLAGETLASGPSVGATVWEHSRGQLVLGSSNGIRDVDLAGQPHTDPIASVYANRGLAGIDGTIATATGIALGSGRETTVLLGDVTFLHDAGGLLLGHREPVPDLRIVVLNDAGGAIFSLLEHGAVEDSGAYGTAVERLFGTPHSVDIAALAAAYGVGHQAVSTTAELASALKAPLKGRSIVEVRVDRTGLRALHGRIKEAISAAVGQVLTAG, from the coding sequence GTGACTTCCCAGGACTCTCTGACATCCATTGGTGCCGCCCGGATCGCCGTTACGGCACTGCTCGACGGCGGTGTGCGACACGTGGTGGTGGCACCGGGTTCGCGCTCTGCACCCATGGCCTACGCCCTGGCTGAAGCAGAAGCTTCGGGCCGCGTCCGGCTGCACGTGCGCATCGACGAACGCGACGCCGGATTCACCGCGCTCGGCCTGGCACTTTCCACCGAGGCCCCTGTTGCCGTGGTAACCACATCCGGCACGGCTGTGGGCAACCTCCTGCCGGCTGTCATGGAAGCCAATCATTCCGCGGTTCCCGTGGTGGTTATTTCCGCGGACCGCCCGGAAGAACTCCACGGAACCGGGGCGAACCAGACCACCACCCAACTGGACCTCTTCGGCGATCACGTGAGATTCGCCGTCGACGTTCCCGCCGGCGACCATCCCCAAAAAGCCGTTGCCACGGCTCTGTACGCAGCAACCGGTGCCCTCGAGGACACGCCGCCCGGCCCTGTCCAAGTGAATCTTGCCTTCCGTGACCCACTGGTTCCCGCGCCCGGCGACGCGCTTCCGGTCGCCGCAGGACACGGCGTTTTTCATTACGACGCCGGACCTCAGGCACTGGTTCTCCCGGAAGCATCCACAGCACTCCCAGAGCGACGCACCGTGGTCCTCGCAGGCCACGATGCTGGCCCTGTGGCCGAGGCCTTCGCCCGTGCCCATGGCCTGCCATTGCTCGCCGAGCCGTCGTCCAATGCACGCTTCGGCCCGAATGCAGTGGGACCGTACCGGGTGTTGCTGGAGCACTTCGGGCCCCAATCACCGTCTCCGATCGAACGCGTGGTCTTGTTTGGCCGCGCCACTCTGTCCCGTCCCGTGGCGTCCCTACTGGCACGCGAATCAGTAGAGACAGCCATCTACCAACCCGTTCCTGTGGCTTGGTACGAGGCTGGCCGACGCCGTGAAACGCCGATCGAAACCCTTCCTGGGCTCGCAGAATTCGCCGGCCGCGGGTCCGCCGAATGGTTGGACTCCTGGCTCCTCGCCGGCGCTGCCGCCCAGCACGGCTTGGATGGAGTGCTAGCGGGGGAGACCCTTGCCAGCGGCCCATCCGTCGGCGCCACCGTGTGGGAACATTCCCGCGGACAGCTGGTGCTCGGGTCCTCCAACGGCATCCGCGACGTCGACCTCGCCGGACAACCCCACACCGATCCGATAGCCAGTGTTTACGCCAACCGCGGCCTCGCCGGCATCGACGGCACCATCGCCACAGCCACAGGTATTGCCCTGGGCAGCGGACGCGAAACCACGGTCCTCCTGGGCGATGTCACCTTCCTCCACGACGCCGGGGGGTTGCTCCTCGGCCACCGTGAACCTGTGCCGGACCTGCGCATCGTGGTGCTCAACGACGCCGGCGGTGCCATCTTCAGCCTCCTCGAGCACGGCGCCGTCGAGGACTCAGGCGCCTACGGCACCGCCGTCGAACGTCTCTTCGGCACCCCGCACTCAGTGGACATCGCGGCACTCGCGGCGGCGTACGGCGTCGGACACCAAGCGGTAAGTACGACGGCGGAACTTGCCTCGGCGCTCAAGGCGCCGCTCAAGGGGCGCAGCATTGTGGAGGTGCGCGTGGACCGGACAGGCCTGCGGGCGCTCCATGGTCGAATTAAGGAAGCCATCTCCGCCGCCGTGGGCCAGGTCCTGACCGCAGGCTAG
- a CDS encoding amino acid ABC transporter ATP-binding protein — protein MNNSTGSTSSVRAAGVDIKDLRKSYGSNEVLKGISLTVEPGQVVCLIGPSGSGKSTLLRCVNLLEQPNAGTINVGKFEATDPDVDLNKMRQSVGMVFQHFNLFPHLSVLDNCTISQTKVLKRSKSEASDVARHNLERVGLGHLADRFPDQLSGGQQQRVAIARALSMDPQLMLFDEPTSALDPETVGDVLAVMRKLAQEGMTMLVVTHEMGFAREVADRVVFMDAGVVVEEGPAENVISAPTQPRTKEFLRRVLDPTHIGVEEA, from the coding sequence ATGAATAACTCCACTGGGAGCACGTCCAGCGTTCGCGCTGCGGGCGTCGACATCAAGGACCTCCGCAAGTCCTACGGCAGCAACGAGGTCCTCAAAGGTATCTCCCTGACCGTTGAACCTGGTCAGGTAGTTTGCCTGATCGGGCCCTCGGGTTCCGGCAAGTCCACCCTCCTTCGCTGCGTCAACCTGCTCGAGCAGCCCAACGCCGGCACCATCAACGTGGGCAAGTTCGAGGCCACCGACCCCGACGTAGACCTCAACAAAATGCGCCAAAGCGTTGGAATGGTGTTCCAGCACTTCAACCTGTTCCCGCACCTCAGCGTCCTGGACAACTGCACCATCTCGCAGACCAAGGTCCTCAAGCGTTCCAAGTCCGAAGCTTCTGACGTTGCGCGCCACAACCTGGAGCGCGTTGGCTTGGGACACCTCGCCGACCGCTTCCCGGACCAGCTCTCCGGTGGCCAGCAGCAGCGCGTGGCTATTGCCCGCGCCTTGTCCATGGACCCGCAGCTCATGCTTTTCGATGAGCCCACCTCTGCCCTCGACCCCGAAACCGTGGGCGATGTCCTGGCCGTCATGCGCAAGCTGGCACAGGAAGGCATGACCATGCTGGTGGTTACCCACGAGATGGGCTTCGCCCGGGAAGTGGCCGACCGCGTGGTCTTCATGGACGCCGGTGTAGTGGTGGAAGAAGGGCCGGCGGAAAACGTCATCAGCGCCCCCACCCAGCCTCGCACCAAGGAATTCCTGCGCCGCGTCCTGGACCCCACGCACATTGGTGTGGAGGAAGCCTAA
- a CDS encoding trimeric intracellular cation channel family protein, which translates to MISIDIVLLWLDLVGVFFFAVSGSLLAARKQFDIVGSVLLGSIVALGGGVIRDIVINAGPPIAFTNPAYLAPPLLAAMLVYFLFSSVQRFTSLLTLFDAGGLALFCITGTLKALTAGMNPVAAILLGVTTAVGGGLLRDITANEIPTLFNARDLYALPAFVGAGLTTLLWHLGTFTGLTACVVAAVVFAFRVTAWRRSWHVPLAVRGWHRPGAGPGAISGARD; encoded by the coding sequence TTGATTTCCATCGACATCGTCCTCCTTTGGCTTGACCTGGTTGGCGTGTTCTTCTTCGCGGTCTCGGGATCCCTGCTGGCCGCCCGCAAACAGTTCGACATCGTTGGCTCTGTGCTCCTCGGCTCCATTGTTGCCCTTGGCGGCGGCGTGATCCGCGACATCGTCATCAACGCCGGTCCCCCGATTGCTTTCACAAATCCGGCCTACCTGGCTCCCCCGCTGCTCGCTGCGATGCTGGTTTACTTCCTGTTCTCCTCGGTCCAGCGCTTCACGTCCCTGTTAACACTGTTCGACGCCGGTGGGCTGGCCCTGTTCTGCATCACCGGAACGCTCAAGGCCCTGACTGCCGGGATGAACCCCGTGGCCGCGATCCTGCTCGGTGTCACCACGGCTGTGGGCGGCGGCCTGCTGCGCGACATTACGGCGAACGAAATTCCTACGCTGTTTAATGCCCGCGATCTCTATGCGCTCCCGGCGTTTGTGGGGGCGGGCCTCACCACGCTCCTCTGGCATCTGGGTACCTTCACCGGGCTCACAGCGTGCGTTGTGGCAGCGGTCGTTTTCGCCTTCCGCGTGACGGCCTGGCGACGCAGCTGGCACGTCCCGCTGGCCGTTCGTGGCTGGCACCGCCCCGGCGCCGGCCCAGGCGCAATTTCGGGTGCCCGGGATTAG
- a CDS encoding type IV toxin-antitoxin system AbiEi family antitoxin domain-containing protein yields MDINDFLRSRHGAARTETLRKVGFTKRALAKAVNDGAVARLHRGVYTSADADPDVVAAFRADGLLTCVSAARFYGLWTLGGAEEVHLSCSTGLARRRVVHHGACTHPVHPYLPVAGVGDVLLHAMRCLPELEALVMVQSAVSQALLTTGFLRRKLPGNRNGKVRAILDAVLPRSDSLLEVLAHTHFTRAGLKVQMHADVPDVGEVDCLVNECLIVELDGGTHLEGKQVKKDQYRNNAAMRRGLLSLRYYYADVVHHPERMVAEVKAVLRNREVGRYAPARYAPGWVPPS; encoded by the coding sequence ATGGATATCAATGATTTCCTCCGCAGCCGGCACGGAGCAGCCAGAACGGAAACCCTTAGGAAGGTCGGCTTTACCAAGCGGGCACTGGCGAAGGCTGTCAATGACGGGGCTGTCGCTCGCCTACACCGAGGTGTTTATACCTCGGCCGATGCGGATCCCGACGTTGTTGCAGCGTTCCGCGCCGATGGCCTACTCACCTGCGTCTCGGCAGCCCGGTTTTATGGTCTGTGGACTCTTGGGGGAGCAGAGGAAGTCCATCTGAGCTGCAGCACTGGCCTTGCGCGGCGGCGCGTGGTGCATCACGGGGCCTGCACGCACCCTGTGCATCCCTATCTTCCGGTGGCAGGTGTTGGCGACGTCCTCCTGCACGCTATGCGATGCCTGCCTGAATTGGAGGCTTTGGTCATGGTGCAGAGCGCCGTAAGCCAAGCGCTCCTGACCACCGGTTTCCTGCGGCGGAAACTCCCCGGAAACCGGAACGGCAAGGTTCGTGCAATCTTGGATGCGGTTCTGCCCAGGTCCGACTCACTCTTGGAAGTGCTCGCGCACACCCACTTCACCAGGGCTGGACTTAAGGTCCAGATGCACGCGGACGTCCCGGATGTAGGTGAAGTGGACTGCTTGGTCAACGAATGCCTGATTGTTGAACTCGACGGCGGCACACACCTTGAGGGGAAACAGGTCAAGAAGGACCAATACAGGAACAACGCAGCCATGCGCAGAGGGCTGTTGAGCCTTCGCTATTACTACGCGGACGTCGTTCATCACCCGGAGAGGATGGTTGCCGAGGTCAAGGCAGTCCTGCGCAACAGGGAAGTTGGCCGCTATGCGCCGGCGAGGTACGCACCAGGGTGGGTTCCGCCGTCGTGA
- a CDS encoding polyprenyl synthetase family protein, protein MTNSAEHSWTHAGHGLPQAVEPAPNTTAIATGLQLPAGFAAIAGDPELGPAITTNLARVEKKLREAISNSDPLADATSRHLVEAGGKRIRPLLTLLCAHLGDASRPEVVQAAVVVELTHLATLYHDDVMDSAPFRRGAPTAHEVWGNSVAILTGDLIFARASILVSELGSRALGIQARTFERLCLGQLHETVGPREDEDPVEHYLSVIADKTGSLVAASGQLGAIFAGADEAFEDLLVEYGEKVGVAFQLADDVIDVTGVKVKSGKSPGTDLREGVPTLPVLLLRRDAAAGDASATALLELIDGDLSSDAALAEAVAGLREHPVTNESWKIARQWSAEAVAALAPLPEGVVKASLTNFAHAVVDRSS, encoded by the coding sequence GTGACGAACTCTGCCGAACACAGCTGGACGCATGCCGGGCACGGCTTGCCGCAGGCTGTTGAGCCTGCTCCCAACACCACCGCGATCGCAACTGGACTCCAGCTGCCCGCCGGTTTCGCTGCCATTGCCGGTGATCCGGAGCTGGGTCCTGCCATCACCACCAACCTCGCCCGGGTGGAGAAGAAGCTCCGCGAAGCCATCTCCAACTCGGACCCCCTGGCTGATGCAACGTCGCGTCACCTGGTGGAAGCCGGTGGCAAGCGGATCCGCCCCCTGCTCACCCTGCTGTGCGCCCACCTTGGCGATGCTTCACGTCCCGAGGTTGTCCAGGCTGCAGTAGTTGTGGAGCTTACGCACCTCGCCACGCTCTACCACGACGACGTAATGGACTCCGCTCCCTTCCGCCGTGGCGCTCCTACGGCCCATGAAGTGTGGGGCAACTCGGTGGCCATCCTCACCGGTGACCTCATTTTCGCCCGCGCATCCATCCTGGTGTCCGAGCTCGGCTCCCGCGCTTTGGGCATCCAGGCACGAACCTTCGAACGTCTGTGCCTCGGCCAGCTTCACGAAACCGTGGGACCGCGCGAAGACGAAGATCCAGTGGAGCACTACCTCTCCGTCATCGCGGATAAGACTGGCTCTTTGGTGGCCGCATCCGGGCAGCTCGGTGCGATCTTTGCCGGCGCCGATGAAGCCTTCGAAGACCTGCTGGTTGAATACGGCGAGAAGGTGGGCGTTGCCTTCCAGCTGGCGGACGACGTCATCGATGTCACCGGTGTGAAGGTCAAGTCCGGCAAGTCCCCGGGCACCGACCTCCGCGAAGGCGTGCCCACGTTGCCTGTGCTGCTGCTGCGCCGCGACGCCGCTGCAGGAGATGCCTCGGCCACTGCTCTCCTGGAATTGATCGACGGCGACCTGTCTTCCGACGCCGCCCTGGCTGAGGCCGTGGCCGGCCTGCGCGAGCACCCGGTGACCAACGAGTCCTGGAAGATCGCCCGCCAGTGGTCCGCGGAAGCCGTCGCTGCCCTGGCCCCGCTGCCCGAGGGAGTGGTGAAAGCCTCGCTGACCAACTTCGCGCATGCCGTGGTGGACCGCAGCAGCTAG
- a CDS encoding ABC transporter substrate-binding protein, translating to MQISRSVLSGTKIAAVLAAGALALTACGGSSTPAATDASGLKLINAGKLTVCSDVPYEPFEFQKDGKIVGFDMDIAAELAKDVKAELNVVDSSFEAIETGTALTGCDVSISSISITDVRKSVMDFSTPYLDDDLTLVATSSSGISNIDGAKGKKVGVQQATTGAQYAKDKGIDAQQFEDSGLLVQALKAGTIDAAIGNQSVLGYAIKDDSNLKRVEDYATGEKLGISIKKGNTAMTDAVNATLKRITDDGSLKKFETTWFGEATK from the coding sequence ATGCAGATCTCCCGTTCGGTTCTGTCCGGCACCAAGATTGCCGCCGTGCTCGCAGCCGGCGCACTGGCCCTCACCGCCTGCGGTGGCTCGTCCACCCCGGCTGCCACGGACGCCTCCGGCCTCAAGCTCATCAACGCCGGCAAGCTCACGGTGTGCTCGGACGTTCCCTACGAGCCGTTCGAATTCCAGAAGGACGGCAAGATTGTCGGCTTCGACATGGACATCGCCGCCGAGCTCGCCAAGGACGTCAAGGCCGAACTCAACGTGGTGGACAGCTCCTTCGAAGCAATCGAGACCGGCACTGCACTGACCGGTTGCGACGTCTCCATCTCCTCGATCTCCATCACCGACGTCCGCAAGAGCGTCATGGACTTCTCCACCCCGTACCTGGATGACGACCTGACCCTCGTGGCCACCTCGTCCTCCGGCATCAGCAACATCGACGGCGCCAAGGGCAAGAAGGTGGGCGTCCAGCAGGCCACCACCGGCGCCCAGTACGCCAAGGACAAGGGAATCGACGCACAGCAGTTCGAAGACTCCGGCCTCCTGGTCCAGGCCCTCAAGGCCGGCACCATCGACGCCGCAATCGGCAACCAGTCCGTCCTGGGCTACGCCATCAAGGACGACTCCAACCTCAAGCGCGTTGAAGACTACGCAACGGGCGAGAAGCTGGGCATCTCCATCAAGAAGGGCAACACCGCCATGACGGACGCCGTGAACGCCACGCTGAAGCGCATCACCGACGACGGCTCCCTCAAGAAGTTCGAGACCACCTGGTTCGGCGAAGCCACCAAGTAG
- a CDS encoding demethylmenaquinone methyltransferase, with amino-acid sequence MNRASLEKRPDEVATMFDDVAPKYDVVNDVLSMGQTRRWRRIVVDAVDVKVGQKVLDLAAGTGTSSEPYADAGVDVVACDFSLGMLKVGKRRRPDIDFIAGDATNLPFADNSFDASTISFGLRNVVEPRKALEEMLRVTKPGGRLVIAEFSHPVVPLWRNLYTEYLMRALPAIATKVSSNPDAYVYLAESIRAWPDQDHLAQWLSDAGWTDITYRNLSGGIVAVHRAQKPAEHRESVPVAKLRRQIKPRQQAG; translated from the coding sequence GTGAACCGAGCATCCTTGGAAAAGCGTCCGGACGAAGTTGCGACGATGTTTGATGATGTCGCCCCAAAATACGACGTCGTCAATGATGTCCTGTCCATGGGGCAGACCCGGCGTTGGCGCCGGATCGTGGTTGATGCCGTGGATGTGAAGGTTGGCCAGAAGGTCCTGGACCTCGCCGCCGGCACCGGAACCTCCAGCGAACCCTACGCAGACGCCGGCGTGGACGTTGTGGCCTGCGACTTCTCCTTGGGGATGCTGAAAGTGGGCAAGCGCCGCCGCCCGGACATCGACTTCATCGCCGGTGACGCCACCAACCTGCCGTTCGCGGACAACAGCTTCGACGCTTCGACCATCTCCTTCGGCCTGCGCAACGTCGTAGAACCCCGCAAGGCCCTGGAGGAAATGCTGCGGGTCACCAAGCCCGGCGGCCGCCTGGTCATTGCCGAGTTCTCGCACCCCGTAGTGCCGCTGTGGCGCAACCTCTACACCGAGTACCTCATGCGTGCACTCCCGGCCATCGCCACCAAGGTGTCCTCCAACCCGGACGCCTATGTGTACCTCGCCGAGTCCATCCGTGCCTGGCCGGATCAGGACCACCTGGCGCAGTGGCTCAGCGACGCCGGCTGGACCGACATTACTTACCGCAACCTCAGCGGCGGCATCGTCGCCGTGCACCGAGCACAGAAGCCCGCCGAGCACCGCGAAAGTGTTCCCGTGGCCAAGCTTCGCCGCCAGATCAAGCCGCGCCAACAGGCCGGCTGA
- a CDS encoding isochorismate synthase, producing the protein MTSTLRTLTVPLDVESSSGGLPSFLVRDDVLCWSRREAGLVGYGELTRFNATGPERFLEADIWWRHLILEAEITDHVELPGTGPVAFGSFAFSKTSPHVSRLILPELVVGIRDGRAWATQLTFDDAALTEAGVLASVHRWLTEPEPNGEDSAAGGSGVAPSAELIAADGSAGHLSHGSLSEAAWMQAVANGVEEIRAGKLEKLVLARDVVANLPEGVNAAEVLRQLAARYRECWTYGVDGLVGATPEMLIQVEGRTAQARVLAGTLDRRDADGMDGSPMEYAERVLAGSEKQRHEHEIAIDSLTRQLAPFSEAMNSHSEPFILELPNVWHLASDVKAELADIEGHVPTCLALINALHPTAAVCGTPTLVAGALIRKLEHLDRGPYAGPVGWLDAAGNGEWGIALRGAVIEDANTVRLYAGCGIVEGSQPEAELAETWAKFRPMLEALGIRR; encoded by the coding sequence ATGACGAGCACGCTCCGCACCTTGACAGTCCCCCTCGATGTTGAATCATCCTCCGGGGGGCTGCCGTCGTTTCTGGTGCGGGACGACGTTCTTTGCTGGTCCCGCCGTGAGGCCGGGCTGGTGGGTTACGGCGAGCTGACCCGCTTCAACGCCACCGGGCCCGAGCGTTTCCTTGAGGCCGATATCTGGTGGCGGCATCTCATTCTTGAGGCCGAAATCACTGATCACGTGGAGCTTCCGGGCACCGGTCCTGTGGCTTTCGGCTCGTTCGCCTTCTCCAAAACCTCCCCGCATGTGTCCCGCTTGATCCTGCCGGAGCTGGTGGTGGGGATCCGCGATGGCCGCGCCTGGGCAACCCAATTAACGTTCGACGACGCCGCCCTCACCGAAGCGGGCGTCCTCGCCTCCGTGCACCGCTGGCTGACTGAACCGGAACCGAACGGTGAGGATTCGGCGGCAGGCGGATCCGGCGTCGCACCCTCAGCTGAGCTGATTGCCGCCGACGGTTCCGCCGGTCACCTCAGCCATGGTTCCCTCAGCGAGGCCGCCTGGATGCAGGCAGTGGCCAACGGAGTGGAGGAGATCCGCGCCGGGAAACTGGAGAAGCTGGTGTTGGCGCGCGACGTCGTCGCAAACCTTCCGGAGGGCGTCAACGCTGCGGAGGTTCTTCGCCAGCTCGCCGCAAGGTACCGCGAATGCTGGACGTACGGCGTGGACGGCCTGGTGGGCGCAACGCCCGAGATGCTGATTCAGGTGGAGGGTCGCACCGCACAGGCCCGTGTACTGGCAGGAACCCTGGATCGACGTGATGCTGACGGCATGGACGGCTCCCCCATGGAATATGCGGAGCGCGTCCTGGCTGGATCGGAGAAGCAGCGGCATGAGCACGAGATTGCGATCGATTCCCTGACGCGTCAGCTGGCTCCCTTCTCGGAAGCGATGAACTCGCACAGCGAACCTTTCATTCTTGAGCTGCCCAATGTGTGGCACCTGGCCTCGGACGTGAAGGCAGAGTTGGCGGACATCGAGGGGCACGTGCCCACGTGTTTGGCCCTGATCAACGCGCTGCATCCCACGGCAGCCGTGTGCGGAACCCCGACGCTGGTTGCCGGTGCGTTGATCCGCAAACTCGAACACTTGGACCGGGGCCCGTACGCCGGACCTGTCGGTTGGCTCGACGCCGCCGGCAACGGTGAGTGGGGCATCGCGCTTCGCGGTGCGGTGATCGAGGACGCCAACACGGTGCGCCTGTATGCCGGGTGCGGCATCGTCGAGGGCTCCCAGCCGGAAGCCGAACTGGCGGAAACATGGGCGAAATTCCGGCCGATGCTCGAAGCCCTGGGTATCCGCCGCTGA